The Paenibacillus uliginis N3/975 genome has a window encoding:
- a CDS encoding GNAT family N-acetyltransferase yields MRFVIEEDRGAFIFEDEKSRKRIGLIMYSIVNRDGIFPWKTIFHELERSLFQEDGRFVEIFQLWVAPEYRRSGIATKLKLKLEELAKTNDVNLIYTHTEEKNKHVIELNEKLGYRIVRRGPIWDEIVRVSLIKQLQ; encoded by the coding sequence TTGAGATTTGTTATTGAAGAAGATAGAGGGGCATTTATTTTTGAAGATGAGAAGAGCAGAAAGAGAATAGGCTTAATCATGTATTCAATTGTTAACCGAGATGGTATATTTCCTTGGAAAACCATCTTTCATGAATTGGAGCGAAGTTTATTTCAGGAGGACGGACGATTCGTAGAGATTTTTCAATTATGGGTGGCTCCGGAATATAGGCGAAGCGGTATTGCAACGAAGCTTAAACTAAAACTTGAGGAATTGGCCAAGACAAATGATGTGAACTTAATATACACACATACAGAGGAGAAGAATAAACACGTTATAGAACTTAATGAGAAACTCGGATATAGGATAGTAAGAAGAGGGCCGATATGGGATGAAATTGTACGAGTAAGCCTAATAAAGCAATTACAATAA
- a CDS encoding GNAT family N-acetyltransferase — translation MREASELDYPDLRLTYLESRRKSFYWTNIEEMTLEDFDRDTVGEYILLAEDDFHILGFTSLYLPDNFIHNLFVHPDFSGKGVGVQLVNSAVEKMNKPVRLKCVSENRKALSFYENNGWKKVVEEGKPGEKYWVMVYD, via the coding sequence ATTAGAGAAGCAAGTGAACTTGACTACCCTGATTTAAGACTTACATATCTGGAATCACGTCGTAAAAGCTTTTATTGGACGAATATAGAAGAAATGACTTTAGAAGATTTTGATAGGGATACTGTTGGAGAGTATATATTATTAGCAGAGGATGATTTTCACATTCTTGGATTTACTTCTTTGTACTTGCCCGATAATTTTATACATAATTTATTTGTGCACCCTGATTTCTCCGGTAAGGGTGTTGGCGTTCAGTTAGTTAATTCCGCTGTAGAAAAAATGAATAAACCAGTACGATTGAAGTGTGTATCAGAAAATCGAAAAGCATTGAGTTTCTATGAGAATAATGGTTGGAAGAAGGTCGTTGAAGAAGGTAAACCTGGAGAAAAGTATTGGGTTATGGTATATGATTGA
- a CDS encoding prolipoprotein diacylglyceryl transferase encodes MKNDLLHIGPLTIYGYGLMIGIGIIAAYQVLVTRAEKRQMERSHISSITLWGLLGGFLGAKLLYWITQGKNIMDHPEILWDMSTGFVVYGGILGGILTGYIYCRMKGLNFLQHLDLFVPSIALAQGFGRIGCLLAGCCYGEETHGWFGITFHESEFAPNDVKLIPTQILESVFSFGLFFVLIYLAKRKRTDGLITSLYLLLYSLGRFIIEFYRGDIIRGSVGILSTSQFISLLVIVITCLIMLAKSYQILRHRNT; translated from the coding sequence ATGAAGAATGATTTGCTCCATATTGGTCCATTAACCATATATGGATATGGATTGATGATTGGGATAGGTATTATTGCAGCATATCAGGTCTTGGTAACGCGAGCAGAGAAAAGGCAAATGGAGCGTTCCCATATTTCCTCGATTACGCTTTGGGGACTATTGGGTGGATTTTTAGGCGCAAAGCTCCTATATTGGATAACCCAAGGCAAAAATATCATGGATCATCCTGAAATTTTATGGGATATGTCTACAGGCTTTGTGGTTTACGGTGGCATTCTGGGCGGAATTCTCACAGGTTATATCTACTGCAGGATGAAAGGCTTAAATTTCCTGCAGCATCTCGATCTGTTTGTCCCCTCTATTGCCTTGGCACAGGGGTTTGGAAGAATCGGATGCCTTCTGGCAGGCTGCTGCTATGGAGAAGAGACGCACGGCTGGTTTGGCATTACCTTTCACGAATCTGAGTTCGCTCCAAACGATGTGAAGCTGATTCCCACTCAAATTCTTGAAAGTGTATTTAGCTTCGGCCTCTTTTTTGTACTGATTTATTTGGCGAAGAGAAAGAGAACGGACGGACTCATAACAAGTCTATATCTGCTGCTCTACAGTCTCGGTAGATTTATTATCGAGTTTTATCGAGGAGATATTATTCGCGGCAGTGTCGGGATCCTGTCTACTTCACAATTTATATCACTCCTAGTAATTGTAATTACATGTCTGATCATGCTGGCCAAGTCCTATCAAATCTTAAGACATCGGAATACTTAA
- a CDS encoding contact-dependent growth inhibition system immunity protein encodes MLLNFDINRSLDELEDCDWGEPEYCSSLVVNVHRLRKTPLKNFSDEDLRLMILQQVSLDYLLPIAFERLINNPIRSGEMYTGDLLSSILKVDKAYWTDRQDFKHELDDLLNEFNNTVKVIDEYIKKYRNK; translated from the coding sequence ATGTTATTGAATTTTGATATAAATAGATCGCTAGATGAACTGGAAGACTGTGATTGGGGTGAACCAGAATATTGTTCTAGTCTTGTAGTCAACGTTCACCGACTTAGAAAAACCCCTTTAAAAAACTTTTCAGATGAAGATTTAAGATTAATGATCTTGCAACAAGTTAGTTTGGATTATTTATTACCAATTGCGTTTGAACGATTAATTAATAATCCTATAAGATCAGGAGAGATGTATACTGGTGACTTGTTAAGTTCAATCTTAAAAGTAGATAAAGCCTATTGGACGGATAGGCAAGATTTTAAACATGAATTAGATGATTTATTGAATGAATTTAACAACACTGTAAAAGTGATTGATGAATACATAAAGAAGTATAGAAACAAGTAA
- a CDS encoding VOC family protein has translation MMMNAIIKKDIIGVMLYVNDLKRAGEWYCNSLGFSMGDFDFNDFVELTIDGQYVMHLFKAESYEPIERAVFTFNTNDISEAHRSLTDKGIETSNFTHYGDHSGFTFKDCDRNTLMICQYK, from the coding sequence ATGATGATGAATGCAATTATTAAGAAAGACATAATCGGTGTAATGCTTTATGTAAATGATCTTAAAAGAGCAGGTGAATGGTATTGTAATTCCCTAGGTTTTAGTATGGGTGACTTTGATTTCAATGACTTTGTTGAGTTAACTATAGATGGCCAATATGTAATGCATCTGTTTAAAGCAGAAAGCTATGAACCCATTGAAAGAGCCGTTTTTACCTTTAATACAAATGATATTAGCGAAGCTCATAGGTCATTAACAGATAAGGGGATTGAGACAAGTAATTTTACTCATTATGGTGACCATTCTGGGTTTACTTTTAAAGATTGTGATAGAAATACATTGATGATCTGTCAATATAAGTGA
- a CDS encoding creatininase family protein, which produces MLNYTNTTKELSESGIVTAIISIGATEQFGPYLPMHLDNLIAERFAEEYGKALNAYVLPTLPFNTSEEHANFKGTVTISPNLITTFLEEIIISLMRQGFKKFVLCSGHGGSYWEGAFIKHINYKYPEIIVIHPHHNHDAWKAAIQAAELEGLDEMHGGLLSVCTAMWLCPENVKLESMGSHIPSENKKYADFMGWDKLTSDGCWGSFHPGLYTAEELAHKGKIFWNTFMKRKAEGLKELLEDAYNKKTSGGSNP; this is translated from the coding sequence ATGTTGAATTATACTAATACAACTAAAGAATTATCGGAAAGCGGTATTGTTACCGCAATTATCTCAATAGGTGCGACCGAACAATTTGGTCCGTATTTGCCCATGCATTTGGACAATTTAATTGCTGAACGATTTGCTGAAGAATATGGCAAAGCTTTAAATGCATATGTACTGCCCACGTTACCTTTTAATACCTCTGAGGAGCATGCGAACTTTAAAGGAACGGTAACGATCAGCCCAAATTTAATAACAACATTTTTAGAGGAAATCATTATTAGCTTAATGAGACAAGGATTTAAGAAATTTGTTTTATGTTCAGGACATGGTGGCTCTTATTGGGAAGGGGCATTCATCAAGCATATCAATTATAAATACCCAGAAATAATAGTTATTCATCCTCATCATAATCACGATGCTTGGAAGGCTGCCATTCAAGCAGCAGAATTAGAAGGATTAGATGAAATGCACGGTGGTTTATTATCAGTATGTACTGCAATGTGGTTATGTCCGGAGAATGTGAAATTAGAAAGCATGGGATCCCATATTCCTAGTGAAAACAAAAAGTATGCTGATTTTATGGGTTGGGATAAGCTTACATCAGACGGGTGTTGGGGAAGCTTTCATCCAGGATTGTATACTGCAGAAGAGTTAGCTCATAAGGGTAAGATTTTTTGGAATACATTTATGAAGAGAAAAGCTGAAGGGCTTAAGGAATTATTAGAAGACGCATATAACAAAAAGACCAGTGGTGGAAGTAATCCATAG
- a CDS encoding GNAT family N-acetyltransferase: MEINLVRAIESDAESILDIQVKAFVPLLEKYKDFNTNPANETIDRVVTRINNPNGGFYKIIENYVLVGAICVFWREETQYWISPMFILPNYQGRGIAQKAITLVEQMFPQAMTWELATILEEKRNCYLYEKMGYIKTGVQKKLNDSTTLIFYKKSC, translated from the coding sequence ATGGAAATAAATCTCGTAAGAGCAATCGAGTCTGATGCAGAATCTATTTTAGATATTCAGGTTAAAGCTTTTGTGCCATTACTGGAAAAATATAAAGATTTCAATACGAATCCTGCAAATGAAACCATTGATAGAGTTGTTACTAGAATTAACAATCCAAATGGAGGATTCTACAAAATAATAGAAAATTATGTTCTTGTAGGAGCTATATGTGTGTTTTGGAGAGAAGAAACACAGTATTGGATAAGTCCAATGTTTATTCTACCTAACTATCAAGGGAGAGGGATTGCACAGAAAGCTATAACCTTAGTAGAGCAAATGTTTCCTCAAGCGATGACTTGGGAGTTAGCTACGATTTTAGAGGAAAAACGTAACTGTTATCTATATGAAAAAATGGGTTACATAAAGACAGGAGTACAGAAAAAGTTAAATGATAGCACTACGTTAATTTTTTATAAGAAGTCTTGTTAA
- a CDS encoding VOC family protein, translating to MKFNGICLITEDVSYMAAFYKEILQAEVVGDENNARILIEDSHIDIFSKQGMENMAPGSTLNAGYGSYTIEIEVDDVDEEFKLLNNKNVTFVKRPETYPWGRRSFWFRDPDGNIINFYSKQ from the coding sequence ATGAAATTCAATGGAATATGTTTGATAACTGAAGATGTATCTTATATGGCTGCATTTTACAAAGAGATTCTGCAAGCAGAGGTTGTAGGAGATGAGAATAACGCAAGGATTTTAATAGAAGATAGTCATATAGATATATTTTCAAAACAAGGAATGGAAAACATGGCTCCAGGGAGTACTTTGAATGCTGGATATGGTAGCTACACTATTGAAATCGAAGTAGATGATGTTGATGAAGAATTTAAACTGCTTAATAATAAAAATGTAACATTTGTGAAACGACCTGAAACTTATCCATGGGGAAGACGCTCTTTTTGGTTTAGAGATCCAGATGGAAACATTATAAATTTCTATTCAAAGCAATAG
- a CDS encoding histidine phosphatase family protein, with amino-acid sequence MAIIGMVRHGITEWSIQERAQGLSNIPLNEEGRKQAKYLGMKLKNENWDLIITSNLIRAKETAEIIAYEIGVNHIIEDVRIREIDCGRIEGMTEEQRIKKWGSRWRELDLGMESFDDVACRGVIFLEETCDTYKDMRVLVVTHGALIGLSEVYSI; translated from the coding sequence GTGGCTATTATAGGAATGGTAAGACACGGAATAACCGAATGGAGTATTCAAGAAAGGGCACAAGGACTCTCAAACATTCCGTTGAATGAAGAAGGTAGAAAGCAAGCGAAGTATTTGGGAATGAAATTGAAAAATGAAAACTGGGATCTTATTATTACAAGTAATTTAATACGTGCCAAAGAGACGGCAGAAATTATCGCATATGAAATAGGGGTCAATCATATTATTGAAGATGTTCGAATACGTGAAATTGATTGTGGACGAATTGAAGGAATGACTGAAGAACAAAGAATAAAGAAATGGGGGAGTCGTTGGCGTGAACTTGACCTAGGTATGGAGAGCTTTGATGATGTAGCATGTCGCGGTGTTATTTTTCTGGAAGAAACATGTGATACATATAAAGATATGAGAGTACTCGTTGTAACTCATGGTGCGTTAATCGGATTATCGGAAGTGTATTCTATATAA
- a CDS encoding 3-hydroxyacyl-ACP dehydratase FabZ family protein, protein MINIPNVIPHRYPFLMIDKVLEVEPNKWVKGYKNVTWNEWYITEGNKHMPSTLIVEALAQLGAFASMTKDNGLGFLSSLNGIEVLGQASPGDRIDLYYEITKNKRGFVLGRGEASVGKKVIVKAHEIMIYIQPTR, encoded by the coding sequence ATGATTAATATCCCTAATGTAATTCCTCACAGATATCCATTCTTAATGATTGATAAAGTTCTAGAGGTCGAGCCAAATAAATGGGTCAAGGGCTATAAGAATGTGACATGGAACGAATGGTATATAACTGAAGGAAATAAGCATATGCCAAGCACATTGATAGTTGAAGCTTTAGCACAGTTAGGTGCATTTGCATCAATGACGAAGGATAACGGACTAGGATTTTTATCATCTTTAAATGGTATCGAGGTTTTAGGGCAAGCTTCTCCAGGCGATAGAATTGATTTGTATTATGAAATTACTAAAAACAAAAGAGGTTTTGTCTTAGGTAGGGGAGAGGCCTCTGTAGGAAAAAAAGTTATTGTCAAGGCCCACGAGATCATGATATACATACAACCAACCAGATAG
- a CDS encoding GNAT family N-acetyltransferase, with translation MNTPKIIKGTNDEANYVRKKLIEFNSKNVPNGIYEEINLCLKDDQEEIIAGLNSAVCWNWMEIDILWVDDEHRGQGHGKRLLEEAEQIARAKNCTFIKLNTFSFQAPEFYKKYGYEVMAIIENAPLGNKHYYYKKCLN, from the coding sequence ATGAATACACCAAAGATAATTAAAGGTACAAATGATGAAGCAAATTATGTTAGAAAAAAACTTATTGAGTTCAATTCTAAAAATGTACCAAACGGCATTTATGAAGAAATTAATTTATGTTTAAAGGATGACCAAGAAGAAATAATTGCCGGTCTCAATAGTGCAGTATGTTGGAACTGGATGGAGATTGATATTTTATGGGTAGATGATGAACATCGTGGACAGGGACATGGTAAAAGATTATTGGAAGAAGCAGAGCAAATTGCTAGAGCGAAGAATTGTACATTCATTAAGTTAAATACCTTCAGTTTCCAAGCTCCCGAATTTTATAAGAAATATGGTTACGAGGTAATGGCAATCATCGAGAATGCTCCGTTGGGAAATAAACATTATTATTATAAGAAGTGCCTTAACTAA
- a CDS encoding serine hydrolase domain-containing protein: MEKIATNKFEALISYTQEVAKKYGASASSVVIIKDNEIVTEWYSGKHHFKSGALQVTPDSMFNLYSTRKTYVGLATAIAIVESKLSVDTKVSDIVTDMPERDLKDTTIRDLATKLGDKYFGANRIEREEVACKVIKEITGNNIAQLISGRVFKPLGLSNTEWVSVPKEKLVCDLQAADGYASIRIESNEGHERNLYASARDLALWGELFLNKGGIHNKQLVPLEVFRLMEQLRVETKDKNRIFGWYFKENWFYATGAAGCHCVVVPELNAVGVRMLNKYTENYLEDQMFFNEKFYECLKS; the protein is encoded by the coding sequence ATGGAGAAGATTGCTACTAATAAATTTGAAGCACTAATTTCATATACTCAAGAAGTAGCAAAAAAGTATGGAGCTTCAGCTTCTTCTGTTGTAATAATTAAAGATAATGAAATTGTAACCGAATGGTATTCAGGGAAGCATCATTTTAAGAGTGGAGCACTACAAGTTACACCTGACTCCATGTTTAATCTATATTCAACAAGAAAGACATATGTCGGACTTGCGACAGCAATTGCTATTGTAGAGAGTAAACTATCAGTAGACACTAAGGTTTCTGATATCGTTACAGATATGCCAGAAAGAGATTTGAAAGATACAACTATTAGGGATTTAGCCACAAAATTAGGTGATAAATATTTTGGAGCAAATCGAATCGAACGAGAAGAAGTGGCATGTAAAGTAATTAAAGAAATTACGGGTAATAATATAGCTCAACTAATTTCAGGGCGTGTCTTTAAACCACTTGGATTGTCCAATACGGAGTGGGTTTCAGTACCGAAAGAGAAATTAGTTTGTGATCTTCAAGCTGCAGATGGCTATGCATCCATTCGAATTGAATCAAATGAAGGTCATGAAAGAAATTTATATGCTAGTGCAAGAGATTTGGCGCTTTGGGGTGAGCTGTTTTTAAATAAAGGGGGCATTCATAATAAGCAACTCGTGCCACTCGAAGTCTTTCGACTGATGGAACAATTAAGAGTTGAAACGAAAGATAAAAATCGAATTTTTGGTTGGTACTTTAAAGAGAATTGGTTTTATGCTACTGGTGCAGCTGGCTGTCATTGCGTAGTTGTACCAGAGCTAAATGCAGTAGGAGTTCGAATGCTCAACAAATATACTGAAAACTATCTTGAAGATCAGATGTTTTTCAATGAAAAGTTTTACGAATGTCTTAAGTCGTAA
- a CDS encoding 3'-5' exonuclease: MEIRIISDTEYTVSGVHIKDAVKQRYCVFDFESTGINHETEHITQIGAVIIENNCIQESKTFNTYIKSPKPIPESVERFTGIYNTQLENAPLLKDKYSDFLEFTKESILITHAGYEFDLPLLKNECQRNNLPLITNPCLDTKALFSYLYPELTDIIWTDYLINYYNIHDKDLRRHDALADSILIGRIFLGILEEFQARDIKDIEFIDPVVVKRFQIIPLV, from the coding sequence ATGGAGATTAGAATTATATCGGACACCGAATATACTGTGTCAGGAGTACATATTAAAGATGCAGTAAAACAAAGATATTGTGTATTTGATTTTGAATCGACAGGAATAAATCATGAAACAGAACATATTACACAGATTGGTGCAGTTATAATTGAGAACAATTGTATACAGGAGTCTAAGACATTTAATACATACATTAAATCGCCAAAGCCAATTCCTGAATCGGTTGAACGATTTACGGGGATTTATAATACTCAACTAGAGAATGCGCCTTTATTAAAGGACAAATATAGTGATTTTTTAGAATTTACTAAAGAAAGTATCTTAATAACACATGCAGGATATGAATTTGATTTACCCCTACTAAAAAATGAATGTCAGAGAAACAATCTTCCATTAATTACGAATCCTTGTTTAGATACTAAAGCTTTATTTTCTTATCTATATCCAGAATTAACGGACATAATTTGGACAGATTATTTAATTAACTATTATAACATTCATGATAAGGATTTACGAAGGCATGATGCATTAGCAGACAGTATATTAATTGGAAGAATTTTTCTGGGAATATTAGAAGAATTTCAAGCCAGGGACATAAAGGATATTGAATTTATAGACCCAGTAGTAGTAAAGAGATTTCAAATCATACCCTTAGTGTAG
- a CDS encoding GNAT family N-acetyltransferase → MQVRFEDYLISTDKTLLNYENVCGLLAGTYWANKRPVEQIKKAIETSLCFGVYHGEKQIGFARVITDWATAYWLCDVIIDDEYRGKGIGKKLVETIIHSEELKDITGFLGTADAHRLYEQYGFVKDAESFMVRRAR, encoded by the coding sequence ATGCAAGTTAGATTCGAAGACTATTTAATAAGTACAGACAAGACACTCTTAAATTATGAAAATGTTTGTGGATTATTAGCGGGGACATATTGGGCAAATAAAAGACCGGTTGAACAAATTAAAAAAGCGATTGAAACTTCACTTTGTTTTGGGGTATATCACGGAGAGAAACAGATTGGATTTGCTCGAGTTATTACGGATTGGGCAACTGCATACTGGTTATGTGATGTCATCATTGATGATGAGTATAGGGGAAAAGGAATAGGCAAAAAATTAGTAGAAACCATAATTCATAGTGAGGAGCTTAAAGATATAACTGGCTTCTTAGGAACAGCTGATGCACACCGATTATATGAACAATATGGATTTGTAAAGGATGCTGAAAGCTTCATGGTAAGAAGAGCTCGATAG
- a CDS encoding anti sigma factor C-terminal domain-containing protein codes for MRDEFESHEQDVLRDEDFDTEPPKWSKKKFNRMIWRTRVKMLVNAASAMLLLFLLYTVYISAIHIYFDTTDVRGKFIRSIITVVELHEDGVKVEKPANPTIEVTPFLTQKTTLKLYRDVGKWQVITGEIRVKQSLLGKLTYSIENTGAYMNNDSQAAFILPSSIMFDKNDLEQLRKIEDGNVAELSFSINTLMSPEQLMEMLDSYDIAVTGMPVYAGELKDFDTPHTVGGGTDYYVPHLTLRPMSVFEENNKLSMWQLYFSAEDKGRMSEHIDYMMSDLNWMTTNIRYYGVDQDKQRLAYLQKNGVQVYGATVTGPVRELEKLKEQPEFREFRLGRIEVWNWEERS; via the coding sequence ATGCGGGATGAGTTTGAATCGCATGAACAAGATGTTTTGCGGGATGAGGATTTCGATACCGAACCTCCGAAATGGAGTAAGAAAAAATTTAATCGAATGATCTGGCGAACGCGGGTGAAGATGCTTGTAAATGCGGCATCAGCTATGCTGTTATTATTTTTGTTGTATACGGTCTACATTTCTGCTATTCACATCTATTTTGATACTACAGACGTAAGAGGTAAATTTATTAGATCTATAATTACGGTAGTAGAATTGCATGAAGATGGCGTGAAAGTGGAAAAACCAGCAAATCCAACCATCGAAGTTACACCATTTCTTACACAAAAAACAACACTTAAGCTATATAGAGATGTGGGTAAATGGCAAGTTATTACGGGAGAGATTCGAGTGAAACAGAGCTTGTTAGGTAAGCTTACCTATTCCATCGAAAATACCGGCGCTTATATGAATAATGATAGTCAGGCTGCATTTATTTTGCCGTCATCTATTATGTTTGATAAAAACGACCTTGAACAATTAAGGAAGATTGAAGACGGAAATGTGGCCGAGTTATCATTTTCTATAAATACATTAATGTCACCGGAGCAGCTCATGGAAATGCTCGATAGTTACGACATTGCAGTGACCGGAATGCCCGTATATGCAGGAGAGCTCAAGGATTTTGACACTCCTCATACCGTTGGCGGAGGTACGGATTATTACGTTCCTCACTTAACCCTGAGACCGATGTCTGTGTTTGAGGAGAACAACAAGCTTTCCATGTGGCAACTGTATTTTTCAGCTGAAGACAAGGGGAGAATGTCGGAGCATATAGATTATATGATGTCTGATCTAAATTGGATGACCACAAACATTAGATATTACGGTGTGGATCAAGATAAACAGCGACTTGCTTATTTACAGAAAAATGGAGTTCAGGTTTACGGTGCAACCGTAACTGGGCCTGTACGAGAGCTCGAAAAACTGAAGGAACAACCGGAATTCCGCGAATTCCGATTGGGGCGCATTGAGGTATGGAATTGGGAAGAGAGATCGTAA
- a CDS encoding RNA polymerase sigma factor, which translates to MSRLPEQYRTILLLREMNGLSYRELGEFLDISLDQVKVTLYRARERFNTELKQEEGEL; encoded by the coding sequence ATGAGCAGGCTGCCTGAGCAATATCGAACGATATTACTTCTAAGAGAAATGAACGGCTTATCTTACCGGGAGCTGGGCGAATTTCTTGATATCAGTTTGGATCAAGTGAAGGTCACCTTGTACCGGGCTAGAGAACGCTTTAATACGGAGTTAAAACAAGAGGAAGGGGAACTGTGA
- a CDS encoding RNA polymerase sigma factor, whose protein sequence is MRSDLYTELFKTYQSSLYLYLYRMCGSKETAEELVQETFYRAMVSMKTEHREYARAWLYKVARHLFIDCTVERFRCEEK, encoded by the coding sequence ATGCGGAGTGATTTATATACAGAACTGTTCAAGACGTATCAATCCTCTCTATACCTCTATCTTTACCGAATGTGCGGATCAAAGGAAACCGCTGAAGAATTGGTCCAAGAAACATTTTACAGAGCGATGGTATCGATGAAGACAGAGCATCGGGAGTATGCAAGGGCATGGCTGTATAAGGTAGCGCGGCATCTGTTTATCGACTGCACCGTGGAGAGGTTCAGATGCGAAGAGAAATAG
- a CDS encoding phosphotransferase — MSDVQYNLQFDKVCNILQLGEIVGVPEAMSGGLLHRMYFIETTQGKYALKALNPQIMLRPVAMQNFIHSEQIANVAANHIPALPAKKVDGTVMHKIDNQFYLVFDWLYGKSLKSNEINTVHCEKIGAILADLHMTDFSEIGIVDDRTNHVQLIDWNYYVQKGQENNAVWVNLLLEIMDKLYDWNAIANKSAKLLASDTVISHGDLDPKNVMWNQDNLILIDWESAGYINPMQDLTETAVYWSENEMGKIDKQRFLAFITGYKKRYGTLQANWRMVLASGFLGKLGWLEYNLKRSLWIECTNEEEQQMGTAQVTGTINAISRYAEQISKLEEWLNYEQNK, encoded by the coding sequence ATGAGTGATGTACAGTACAATTTGCAATTTGATAAAGTGTGTAATATTTTGCAACTTGGTGAAATCGTCGGTGTGCCTGAAGCGATGTCGGGTGGGCTTTTACACAGAATGTATTTTATTGAAACCACGCAAGGGAAATATGCACTCAAAGCATTAAACCCTCAAATAATGCTTAGACCTGTGGCAATGCAAAACTTTATCCACTCAGAACAAATTGCCAATGTTGCAGCAAATCATATACCTGCTCTTCCAGCTAAAAAAGTGGATGGTACTGTCATGCATAAAATCGATAATCAATTTTATCTTGTGTTCGATTGGTTGTATGGTAAAAGTCTGAAATCTAATGAAATCAATACGGTCCATTGTGAAAAAATAGGTGCTATTCTTGCAGATTTACATATGACGGATTTTTCAGAAATAGGCATCGTTGATGATAGGACAAATCATGTACAGTTAATAGATTGGAATTACTATGTACAAAAAGGTCAAGAAAATAATGCGGTGTGGGTTAACCTGCTGCTTGAAATTATGGATAAACTTTATGATTGGAATGCTATAGCGAATAAATCAGCAAAACTGCTTGCATCAGACACGGTTATTAGCCATGGGGATTTAGATCCTAAAAATGTGATGTGGAACCAAGACAATCTCATCCTTATTGATTGGGAGTCAGCTGGCTATATAAATCCTATGCAAGACTTGACTGAAACAGCTGTTTACTGGTCCGAAAATGAAATGGGGAAAATTGATAAACAAAGGTTTTTGGCTTTTATTACTGGATATAAAAAGAGATACGGAACACTACAAGCAAATTGGCGAATGGTATTAGCAAGTGGTTTTTTAGGAAAATTAGGCTGGCTGGAATATAATTTAAAACGGTCTTTATGGATTGAATGTACAAACGAAGAAGAACAGCAGATGGGGACAGCACAAGTAACGGGGACAATAAACGCCATTAGTCGTTACGCAGAACAGATTTCTAAATTAGAAGAATGGTTAAATTATGAGCAAAATAAATAG
- a CDS encoding DUF6508 domain-containing protein yields the protein MSFNSQITSTEIERLLNYSEYFQNVESQNNNHNMNEMISEFYNELSNTEFLLVFDWIGWLKENEVFRNLDNDIEEFIKKADLETLRKLMTAYIRGDRFNEGLFLKAVSSGKVGIILRRLKEINE from the coding sequence ATGTCATTTAATTCACAGATCACAAGTACTGAGATCGAAAGATTACTTAATTATTCTGAATATTTTCAAAATGTTGAAAGTCAAAATAACAATCATAATATGAATGAAATGATTAGTGAGTTTTATAATGAACTTTCTAATACTGAATTTTTATTAGTTTTTGATTGGATTGGATGGTTAAAAGAGAATGAGGTCTTTAGAAATTTAGATAATGATATTGAAGAATTTATAAAGAAGGCGGATCTAGAAACTTTAAGAAAACTAATGACTGCCTACATAAGAGGAGATCGATTCAATGAAGGATTATTTCTAAAGGCAGTTTCAAGTGGGAAGGTAGGGATAATCTTAAGAAGGTTGAAAGAAATAAATGAGTAA